The following coding sequences are from one bacterium BMS3Abin14 window:
- the perR_1 gene encoding peroxide operon regulator: protein MNDVEAVVRRFRDAGLKITPQRLSIFELVMKDRSHPSADDIYRKMLEKHPSISFTTVYKTLQTLRDFGQIIEIIIDPERAHYDPVVTDHYHTFCSKCREIKDFLPNPVTKAVPVGPDNGFMVQSVQVHMKGICGHCRD from the coding sequence ATGAATGACGTTGAAGCGGTGGTCCGTAGGTTCCGCGATGCCGGGCTTAAGATCACCCCACAAAGGTTAAGCATCTTCGAGCTCGTCATGAAAGACCGCAGTCATCCATCCGCTGATGACATCTATCGGAAAATGCTGGAGAAACACCCGTCCATATCGTTTACCACCGTGTACAAGACCCTTCAGACCCTGCGGGATTTCGGGCAAATCATAGAAATAATCATCGATCCTGAAAGGGCACACTATGATCCCGTAGTAACGGATCACTACCACACATTCTGCTCGAAGTGCCGTGAAATAAAAGATTTTTTACCCAACCCCGTAACAAAAGCCGTCCCCGTCGGGCCGGACAACGGGTTCATGGTTCAGAGCGTTCAGGTCCACATGAAGGGCATTTGCGGCCATTGCAGGGATTAG
- the bamD gene encoding outer membrane protein assembly factor BamD precursor translates to MNSQESACASRTDRWTFCEPVSVNKEERIWPHSNARNADRRRTVAVNPGNVRPAGPPTVSKNRNNTTSSPVGTRRSPQLKFNVLRLPILLLLPMLVVSCASNVKREASPAEKLVEAQSQFNKGRYTEALNSLDGMESLTAGTALGGEVTFLLGEVNFRLGKYVAADSSYSSYGLIYPGGPHASEALFRRAMAKVREIEKTVFYFFGIKKVIPADRDITPIREARLLFTQYLDRFPEGKHAVEASKLVNTLLGKEGTHEIGIASFYLRKGELAAALSRASAVLDGNFPPQIKEKAGMIVQQAKALMTAQKVINAPGEGAQIDSLQHK, encoded by the coding sequence GTGAACAGTCAGGAATCTGCCTGTGCATCGCGCACAGACAGGTGGACTTTTTGCGAGCCTGTCAGTGTGAATAAGGAGGAAAGGATATGGCCACATTCAAATGCACGGAATGCGGACAGACGAAGGACGGTCGCTGTAAACCCCGGAAATGTCCGGCCTGCGGGGCCGCCGACAGTTTCAAAAAACAGGAATAATACGACCAGTTCCCCAGTCGGCACAAGAAGGAGCCCTCAGCTGAAATTCAATGTTCTCCGTCTGCCCATTCTGCTCCTTTTACCCATGCTCGTCGTGTCCTGTGCGTCAAACGTGAAGCGGGAAGCCAGCCCGGCTGAAAAACTCGTTGAGGCGCAATCCCAGTTCAACAAGGGACGTTATACCGAAGCCCTCAACAGTCTGGACGGCATGGAGTCCCTGACAGCCGGAACCGCCCTTGGCGGAGAGGTAACGTTTCTGCTGGGCGAGGTAAATTTTCGTCTTGGAAAATATGTTGCGGCGGATTCTTCCTATTCCTCCTATGGGTTGATCTACCCTGGCGGGCCACACGCATCTGAAGCGCTTTTCCGGCGGGCCATGGCCAAGGTCAGAGAGATTGAAAAAACCGTCTTTTACTTTTTCGGCATCAAGAAGGTAATTCCGGCTGACCGGGATATTACGCCCATCAGGGAAGCCCGGCTCCTGTTTACCCAATACCTGGACCGATTCCCGGAGGGGAAACATGCGGTGGAGGCATCAAAGCTGGTTAATACACTCCTCGGAAAAGAAGGGACACATGAGATTGGCATCGCCTCTTTCTACCTGAGAAAAGGGGAATTGGCGGCGGCGTTATCCAGGGCTTCCGCTGTGTTGGACGGAAATTTTCCGCCACAGATCAAGGAAAAGGCAGGCATGATTGTCCAGCAGGCAAAAGCATTGATGACTGCGCAAAAAGTCATCAATGCGCCCGGGGAGGGCGCCCAGATCGATAGCTTGCAGCACAAGTAA
- a CDS encoding lipoprotein NlpI, whose amino-acid sequence MPEENDLRLQEVGSGMAEVDVLILRGQLDDAEMTLLAMHKQNPDFADICNKMGQLYFQKGDYLRAKEFLAKAVRLNPDYTEASLNLAVTYNEIGKYKEAKKVVDQARERVRRKNIPIDPFIAGKLANKHKEVGDIYRELGLMQESADEYRKALTLSPGFADIQVKLGVALREMGHIDEALDIFSTTATKRPDYLDARIQLGITYFSRGFVDRAQDEWEEALRIDPQYSKALMYLSFIREQEAF is encoded by the coding sequence ATGCCTGAGGAAAACGATCTTCGGCTGCAGGAGGTTGGAAGCGGCATGGCCGAGGTTGACGTTCTCATTTTGCGCGGGCAGCTTGACGATGCGGAGATGACCCTCCTGGCCATGCATAAGCAGAATCCGGATTTTGCGGACATCTGCAACAAGATGGGTCAACTATACTTCCAGAAAGGTGACTATCTCCGCGCCAAGGAGTTCCTGGCGAAGGCGGTCAGACTTAACCCGGACTATACCGAGGCGTCTCTGAATCTGGCGGTCACCTATAACGAGATAGGAAAATATAAGGAGGCCAAAAAGGTTGTAGACCAGGCTCGTGAGAGGGTCAGGAGGAAAAACATACCTATTGACCCCTTTATCGCGGGGAAACTGGCCAACAAGCACAAGGAAGTTGGGGATATTTACCGGGAACTGGGACTAATGCAGGAGAGTGCAGATGAATATCGTAAGGCCCTGACACTCTCACCCGGTTTCGCCGATATCCAGGTCAAGTTAGGGGTTGCGCTCAGGGAAATGGGGCATATTGATGAAGCTCTTGATATTTTCTCCACTACGGCCACAAAGCGGCCGGACTATCTGGATGCCAGAATCCAGCTGGGCATCACCTACTTTTCGCGAGGATTCGTTGACAGGGCGCAGGATGAGTGGGAAGAAGCGCTTCGGATAGATCCCCAGTATTCCAAAGCCCTGATGTATCTTAGTTTCATTCGGGAACAGGAAGCGTTCTAG
- a CDS encoding lysM domain/BON superfamily protein — MRAFRLILFTVAGVMLAGVIVFIAVPARAANDGQVHVVQKGDTLWDISSEYLYDPFLWPRVWDANREIENPHLIYPGQLIAIPAEIETPGPTPRMAKPVLPPPPQPVVQETPAPAQKSGPEVKPAPNALPVAIQHEVIEALSTYGFIVDKDEIGLGTISSQEETHMLIVPGQTIFITPEKGQSLEKGKEYSLVRVFEQVFHPVTGRPVGYLARILGDVSVVNVGKKVDTAVVGDIYMEAQVGNHVMKHVQYRTWHRKNEPQPGKVLKGFILVSPQGKTLMGKGDVLFLDIGGDDGLGTGDILTVLDPRSRNSGRKKSAALSNTQESKGQVEVIIARKRTSLARIIQSDREIIPGDPVIFTPKQ, encoded by the coding sequence ATGAGAGCGTTCCGTCTGATTCTTTTTACGGTAGCCGGTGTTATGTTGGCAGGCGTGATCGTATTTATTGCCGTCCCTGCCCGCGCGGCCAACGATGGACAAGTGCATGTCGTCCAGAAAGGTGACACCCTCTGGGACATATCCTCTGAATATCTTTACGACCCTTTCCTCTGGCCGAGGGTCTGGGACGCCAACAGGGAAATTGAAAACCCGCACCTGATCTATCCTGGGCAGCTTATCGCTATTCCAGCGGAAATCGAGACTCCCGGGCCAACTCCCAGGATGGCAAAACCGGTGCTCCCTCCGCCTCCCCAGCCGGTTGTGCAGGAGACGCCGGCGCCCGCTCAAAAATCCGGCCCTGAGGTTAAGCCGGCCCCTAATGCCCTGCCGGTAGCCATTCAACACGAGGTCATTGAGGCTTTGAGCACCTACGGTTTTATTGTGGATAAAGATGAAATCGGCCTCGGCACCATCTCCTCCCAGGAGGAAACCCACATGCTCATCGTTCCGGGCCAGACGATATTTATTACCCCTGAAAAGGGGCAGTCCCTGGAAAAGGGCAAGGAATATTCTCTGGTGCGGGTCTTCGAACAGGTCTTCCACCCCGTTACAGGCAGGCCGGTGGGCTACCTGGCCAGGATCCTTGGGGACGTGTCTGTTGTGAATGTGGGCAAAAAAGTGGATACCGCCGTAGTCGGTGATATCTATATGGAGGCGCAGGTCGGCAACCACGTCATGAAGCACGTCCAGTACAGAACCTGGCACCGCAAGAACGAACCACAGCCGGGAAAGGTGCTCAAGGGATTTATCCTGGTTAGTCCCCAGGGGAAAACCCTCATGGGGAAAGGGGATGTCCTTTTCCTTGATATCGGCGGGGATGATGGCCTCGGAACGGGGGATATCCTCACTGTTCTGGACCCGAGATCCAGAAACTCGGGGAGAAAAAAATCCGCCGCGCTATCCAACACCCAGGAATCAAAGGGACAGGTCGAGGTAATAATTGCCAGAAAGCGAACATCGCTGGCCAGGATTATCCAGAGCGACAGGGAGATAATACCGGGGGATCCGGTCATATTCACCCCTAAGCAGTAG
- the secG gene encoding protein-export membrane protein SecG has product MLTTVLTVIHIIVAVFLILVVLLQTGKGAEMGAAFGGASQTVFGSGGPAGFMAKLTTTAAVLFMVTSLSLAYLSSANARGGAIAPIIPVSSQTTQKAPVQTGDIPAAPTAEQNPSTGSQNTVTPSGSQAPGEGGTAQ; this is encoded by the coding sequence ATGCTGACAACGGTTCTCACGGTTATTCACATCATAGTTGCGGTGTTCCTGATCCTGGTGGTGCTTCTTCAGACAGGTAAAGGCGCCGAGATGGGGGCGGCTTTTGGCGGCGCCAGCCAGACGGTATTTGGAAGCGGTGGCCCCGCAGGGTTCATGGCAAAGCTGACAACCACTGCGGCGGTCCTTTTTATGGTTACGTCCCTGAGCCTGGCTTACCTTTCTTCGGCCAATGCCAGAGGCGGGGCCATTGCGCCGATAATTCCGGTCTCGTCCCAGACAACCCAGAAGGCCCCCGTCCAGACCGGCGACATCCCCGCCGCCCCCACCGCCGAACAAAACCCGTCCACCGGTTCACAGAACACGGTTACCCCCTCCGGGAGCCAAGCCCCGGGAGAGGGTGGAACAGCGCAGTAA
- the pgk/tpi_1 gene encoding bifunctional PGK/TIM translates to MPKSLIAANWKMHKTVPEALDMIQELLQEIGHAPDDVDVVVAPPFTALYPVGLALEGTGISLAGQNMFWEEEGAYTGEISPGMLRDLDCRFVILGHSERRQFFGDGDGEVGRKVNTAVREGLIPILCVGETLGEREYGKTLDVIERQVRGGTHDTVLDDGSELVLAYEPVWAIGTGKTSFPETAQEVHGFIRGILSSIFGDKTAGDIRILYGGSVKPDNVDELMGMPDINGALVGGAGLKADSFSRIIRFNAK, encoded by the coding sequence ATGCCCAAATCGCTTATTGCCGCGAACTGGAAGATGCATAAAACAGTTCCTGAGGCGCTGGACATGATTCAGGAACTCCTTCAGGAGATCGGGCACGCGCCGGACGACGTGGACGTGGTCGTTGCTCCGCCTTTTACCGCCCTGTACCCAGTGGGCCTCGCCCTTGAGGGAACAGGTATTTCACTGGCCGGCCAGAATATGTTCTGGGAAGAGGAGGGGGCCTATACGGGCGAAATCAGTCCGGGCATGCTTCGGGATCTGGACTGTCGATTTGTGATCCTTGGTCACTCCGAAAGGAGACAGTTTTTCGGTGACGGTGATGGTGAGGTGGGAAGGAAGGTCAATACGGCAGTCCGGGAAGGGCTGATTCCTATCCTGTGTGTTGGAGAGACTCTCGGTGAAAGGGAATATGGGAAGACGCTGGATGTCATCGAGAGACAGGTAAGGGGTGGAACGCATGACACTGTCCTGGATGACGGCAGTGAACTGGTTCTCGCCTATGAACCTGTCTGGGCCATCGGCACCGGTAAGACCTCGTTTCCGGAAACCGCCCAGGAGGTCCACGGTTTTATCCGCGGGATTCTGTCGAGCATCTTTGGTGATAAGACGGCCGGGGATATCAGGATACTTTATGGCGGTTCCGTAAAGCCGGATAATGTCGATGAGTTGATGGGCATGCCGGACATTAACGGTGCTCTCGTGGGGGGAGCCGGCCTTAAAGCCGACAGTTTTTCACGTATTATCCGGTTTAACGCAAAGTAG
- the pgk/tpi_2 gene encoding bifunctional PGK/TIM — translation MRDKLTVEDVDFRGKRALVRVDYNVPLDSDGNITDDSRIRATLPTINHILDRGGSAILMSHLGRPKGKMEPEMSLSPVARRLGRLLHQYVMMAPDCIGDEVKKLVSDLHPGDILLLENLRFHPGESADDPEFSKELASLGEIYVDDAFATAHRSHASVVGVPAILKPAVAGFLVKSEISFFRKALEDPVRPLAAIIGGAKVSGKIEAVVNLLDKADKILIGGGMAFTFLKSLGMRVGRSIIDEEMLDLAREITEGARERGIPFYLPVDTVAAREVKERAEARIFPCQEIPDDYLGLDIGPATVTLFQQALSDARTIVWNGPMGVFELSPFSKGTFAIVETLARSQALTILGGGDTDVAVHATGNSDRIDYISTGGGAFLKLLETGELPGVNALDGR, via the coding sequence ATGAGGGACAAACTGACGGTGGAGGACGTCGACTTTCGCGGGAAGCGGGCGTTGGTCCGTGTGGACTACAATGTTCCCCTGGACAGTGACGGGAACATTACCGACGATTCCAGAATAAGAGCCACACTTCCAACTATCAACCATATTCTTGACAGGGGCGGCAGCGCCATTCTCATGAGCCATCTCGGCAGGCCCAAGGGAAAGATGGAGCCGGAGATGAGTCTCAGTCCGGTGGCAAGGCGTCTGGGCCGCCTCCTGCACCAGTATGTAATGATGGCCCCGGACTGCATTGGCGATGAGGTAAAAAAGCTGGTGAGCGACCTTCATCCCGGAGATATCCTCCTCCTTGAAAACCTTCGGTTCCATCCCGGTGAAAGCGCCGATGACCCTGAATTTTCAAAGGAGCTGGCGTCCCTTGGCGAGATATACGTTGATGATGCGTTTGCCACAGCCCATCGGAGTCATGCCTCCGTTGTGGGAGTCCCGGCCATTCTCAAGCCGGCCGTTGCCGGATTCCTGGTTAAAAGCGAGATCTCCTTCTTCCGAAAAGCGCTTGAGGACCCGGTTCGGCCTCTTGCCGCCATCATCGGCGGGGCTAAGGTGTCCGGCAAGATCGAAGCTGTTGTAAACCTCCTCGATAAGGCCGATAAGATTCTCATTGGCGGCGGGATGGCTTTTACTTTTCTGAAATCCCTGGGAATGCGGGTTGGTCGGTCCATCATAGATGAGGAGATGCTTGATCTTGCCCGGGAAATCACGGAAGGAGCCCGGGAACGGGGCATCCCGTTCTACCTTCCTGTCGACACCGTTGCCGCCAGGGAAGTGAAGGAGAGGGCTGAGGCGAGGATCTTTCCGTGCCAGGAAATTCCGGACGATTACCTGGGGCTGGATATCGGGCCCGCCACGGTCACCCTGTTTCAGCAGGCCCTTTCCGATGCCCGGACGATAGTCTGGAATGGCCCCATGGGGGTGTTCGAGCTTTCCCCGTTCAGCAAAGGCACTTTCGCCATCGTTGAAACCCTGGCCCGGTCCCAGGCGTTGACTATACTGGGAGGGGGGGATACGGATGTGGCCGTTCATGCCACCGGCAACTCCGACAGGATAGATTACATCTCCACCGGCGGCGGGGCGTTCCTTAAACTGCTGGAGACAGGCGAATTGCCCGGCGTCAACGCTCTTGACGGCCGCTGA
- the gap gene encoding glyceraldehyde-3-phosphate dehydrogenase: protein MAVRVAINGFGRIGRLVMRSALHDSSIEFVAINDLTDAETLGFLLCHDSVHGSLLEEVKTTEDTIKIGGSEVKVLSEKDPGNLPWQELGVDVVLECTGLFRTRESAGKHLDAGASHVVISAPAKAPDITVVMGVNNSDLDREKHRIISNASCTTNCLAPIAKVLDDNFGIVHGIMTTIHSYTSDQRILDLPHKDLRRARAAGVSMIPTTTGAAAAVAEVLPRLKGKLDGIAVRVPTPNVSLVDLTVDLGKDVDAKLINDAMKKASVEGPLAAFLRYSDDPLVSVDFNGNDASSIFDAPMTKVIGGRMAKVLSWYDNEFGYASRLRDLIKYLYGV, encoded by the coding sequence ATGGCCGTCAGAGTCGCGATCAACGGGTTCGGCCGCATCGGAAGGCTTGTTATGAGAAGCGCCCTTCACGACAGTTCAATCGAGTTTGTCGCAATCAATGATCTTACGGATGCCGAGACCTTAGGTTTTCTTCTCTGCCACGATTCAGTCCATGGCAGCCTTCTTGAAGAGGTGAAAACCACAGAGGACACCATTAAAATCGGCGGAAGTGAAGTGAAGGTCCTGTCGGAGAAAGATCCCGGGAACCTGCCCTGGCAAGAGCTGGGCGTTGACGTCGTATTGGAGTGCACAGGGCTTTTCAGGACGAGGGAATCTGCCGGGAAACATCTTGATGCCGGGGCTTCCCATGTCGTAATCTCAGCTCCGGCCAAAGCTCCGGACATCACTGTGGTCATGGGTGTCAACAATAGTGATCTCGACAGGGAAAAACACAGGATCATATCCAATGCTTCCTGCACTACTAATTGCCTGGCTCCTATCGCGAAAGTCCTGGACGATAATTTCGGGATCGTTCACGGGATCATGACAACCATCCATTCCTATACCAGCGATCAGCGTATACTGGACCTGCCGCATAAGGACCTGAGGAGGGCAAGGGCCGCCGGGGTCTCCATGATACCCACTACAACCGGCGCTGCTGCCGCTGTGGCTGAGGTACTTCCCCGATTGAAGGGCAAACTGGACGGGATCGCCGTCAGGGTTCCGACCCCCAACGTCTCACTGGTGGATCTTACCGTTGACCTGGGGAAGGATGTGGACGCGAAGCTCATCAACGATGCCATGAAAAAGGCCTCGGTGGAAGGCCCGCTCGCCGCTTTCCTTCGCTATTCCGATGATCCCCTGGTGTCCGTGGATTTCAATGGAAACGATGCCTCGTCCATCTTCGATGCGCCAATGACCAAGGTCATTGGAGGACGGATGGCCAAGGTGCTCTCCTGGTATGACAACGAATTTGGCTATGCCTCCAGGCTGAGGGACCTTATTAAATATCTTTACGGGGTTTAG
- the pleC_1 gene encoding non-motile and phage-resistance protein: MKKVASRKGHILIVEDDPISRNILSNIFENEGYTVSVGSDGVEGLEKILQETPDLVILDVVLPRLSGYEICRSVRKHPVSSSIPILMITSLDQKENIIKGLKSGANDYIPKPFNPSEVLARARVHLEQKFFLDKLKDRTSKFRLAYEVLETTTSLLDLKRILFVLVEKTAAALKAERCSIVVIDNGWDRGNGPLKGRVLVSHEDSNLHEISIDLSKYPEILQAFRTGEVVLVEDVATDPLMKDVREMIAPLGYQSILAAPLSFRGEMMGALLLRSARSGQSFSEEEIAIARVIAGASTNAMKNAALFEALEDRTRRAERLNEELLESNRELERLSKVKSEFVSTVSHELRTPLTSIIGFSELLAEEQAGPLTAEQKDYSRQILRKGKDLLGLINDILDTGRLEAGRIVCRFRMVNLQDVISNVLSSTRHVTGSKPLVQLDLPDGLPEIEADPDKVVQVLTNLTTNALKFSPVGSPVVISARLLAGRRENDKSDLLQVSVTDQGIGITEESLEKVFERFFQIDQGASRCRTGAGLGLFISKSLVELHGGKIWAESIHGKGSTFHFTLPLSQV; this comes from the coding sequence ATGAAGAAGGTTGCTTCCAGAAAAGGGCATATCCTGATTGTTGAGGATGATCCCATCTCAAGAAACATCCTTTCAAACATCTTTGAGAACGAAGGATACACCGTCTCAGTTGGATCAGACGGGGTGGAAGGCCTGGAAAAAATCCTCCAGGAAACCCCTGACCTGGTCATTCTGGACGTTGTCCTTCCGAGACTGTCGGGCTATGAGATCTGCAGATCCGTGAGGAAACACCCGGTCTCATCCTCCATCCCTATCCTGATGATAACCTCGCTTGACCAGAAGGAAAACATTATCAAGGGCCTGAAATCGGGGGCTAATGATTACATACCCAAACCGTTCAATCCCTCTGAAGTCCTGGCCAGGGCCAGGGTTCACCTGGAACAGAAGTTTTTTCTCGACAAACTCAAGGACAGGACCAGCAAGTTCCGATTGGCCTATGAGGTTCTGGAAACAACCACATCCCTGCTGGATCTGAAAAGAATACTTTTCGTCCTTGTGGAGAAAACTGCGGCTGCCTTGAAAGCGGAACGGTGTTCCATCGTGGTTATTGATAACGGCTGGGACAGGGGAAACGGCCCTTTGAAAGGCAGGGTCCTTGTCTCCCACGAGGATTCCAACCTCCACGAAATCTCCATCGACCTGTCGAAATACCCCGAGATTCTCCAGGCGTTTCGCACCGGTGAGGTTGTTCTGGTGGAGGATGTCGCCACCGATCCGCTGATGAAGGACGTTCGTGAAATGATAGCGCCCCTTGGATACCAATCAATCCTCGCTGCGCCCCTTTCCTTTCGCGGAGAGATGATGGGCGCACTGCTTCTCCGATCGGCAAGGTCAGGGCAAAGCTTCTCGGAGGAGGAGATAGCCATTGCGAGGGTCATTGCCGGAGCCAGCACCAACGCCATGAAAAATGCCGCCCTGTTCGAGGCGTTGGAGGACAGGACCCGGCGAGCCGAAAGACTTAACGAGGAACTGCTGGAATCCAACCGGGAGCTTGAACGTTTGAGCAAGGTCAAATCGGAGTTCGTCTCCACGGTTTCCCATGAACTAAGAACACCTTTAACATCCATTATCGGGTTCTCGGAACTTCTGGCCGAGGAACAGGCGGGGCCCCTCACCGCAGAGCAGAAGGACTACAGCCGGCAGATTCTCCGCAAGGGCAAGGATCTGCTGGGGCTGATCAATGACATCCTGGATACGGGCCGTTTAGAGGCAGGCCGCATTGTCTGCAGGTTCAGGATGGTTAACCTTCAGGATGTCATCAGCAATGTCCTGTCCTCAACCCGTCACGTCACCGGCAGCAAGCCCCTGGTCCAGTTGGACCTGCCCGACGGCCTGCCGGAGATAGAGGCCGACCCCGACAAGGTAGTCCAGGTCCTCACCAATCTCACCACTAACGCCCTGAAATTTTCTCCGGTCGGTTCGCCGGTGGTCATAAGCGCCAGGCTTCTGGCAGGGCGTCGGGAAAACGACAAAAGTGATCTGCTTCAGGTAAGCGTGACTGACCAGGGGATAGGAATAACGGAAGAGAGCCTGGAAAAGGTATTCGAACGGTTTTTCCAGATCGACCAGGGGGCAAGCAGATGCCGAACAGGGGCGGGTCTTGGATTGTTCATTTCCAAATCCCTCGTAGAACTGCATGGAGGAAAAATCTGGGCCGAAAGCATCCACGGAAAGGGCAGCACATTCCACTTTACCCTTCCCCTGTCTCAGGTCTGA